CTATTGAGACGgaatttttgatgtttttccATTAATTCCGAACTAACAAGCGTCGATATTTCTTTTAACGTAAGAATAGACGACCAATCACACTGTGCATCCGGACAGCTAATTTCATAAGCACCTTCTTCTATTTCAAACTCAACGTAGGCTTTCATAcactgaaataaaatatattaattaataaaacaatctcaatataaataaataaatgtataaatattatCCTTATTTTCGTAAAAAGAACGCTGACGTCATACTTACATCTTTACAATAAAAACATCCGCAGCCTTCGATCCTAAATATCTTGGAGACTGTAACATCAACAAGGCAGAGCTTGCAAAGAAATTGACTTGAagtttgttgttgttgctgttgctgctgttgttgttgttgttgttgttgttgttgttgttgttgttgttgttgcgaTTGCTGTTGTTGAGTctgctgctgttgctgctgctgatTAAGTTGATTGGTAGTTGTAGACGGAACAAAATTACCAGCAGCAAGACTGTACCTCGAACTAGACGCTAGGGACAGTAAACTAGAGCATCTGGAGCATACTCGGCTCTTATTGATGGGTCTATTCTCCAGGTGTAGTGTACTAAGACCGACAGCAGTTTCACATTTACGTAAATTACTCCCTGGTGATAAGTTTGCCCAACTACCACCCTGGATACCACCAACAGCTACATCAGCTCCATGACCCATTGAAGCACGTGCTTCAAGACTGGTACTGCTCTCTGGTCGCCCAAGAAGTGGTACATCAACGCCATTACTACTATTGATACCATTACCATCATCACAACCACCAGTGGCTATTACAGAACTACTTAAACCTATGCTACTTAGACCACCTTTCCCAATTATTGTTCTctcagttaataaaaaattgttaccaCTATTTCCAGTAGCAGTACTAGTACCAGTGTGCTCTTGTTTAACCAACGGTAATTTAAGTCCAACATTGCTCAATTTATTAGAAGTCTTATTATTATCTAGTTTCTTGTGTATCGTTCCATTTTTTGATGACGCTGGATTCACAGAAGTTACTGAACTGGTAGCAGTACCCATATCCATGAGAGGAGCTCGTCGTACGACGAGCGTTTGTAGGCTAGGCATCCCCTGATTAGAGTTTTGTGTTTCAACACTTTACAACTTACACTcgattactattattattattaatagttttttttcttctatgtAATtgcagtaataataatagtaatatttatgataatcaAGATAGTAATAATAGTAGTTTAAAATGTCTCCTGTATATACTCTTAAATCACTGACTGCAGTTATTAGTCATTGTACACTCCTTTGTATATCAAAACCACAAAATAAACATACTGGACGTATTATCACAATCTTCAATGACACTGATCcactgtaaaaataaaattcgatGCATCAACGATACTACCAGCAGCCAACTGTAGTAATGAtaaagaaatgaataaaaaaaattttttttatatatgtatatatatatatatgttttaaGTAAAAGAGACACTCACGATTTCACGTTATTGAGATAACAGTATTACTGGTGCTGTAAGATGTGATTAAAACACCCAGATCTTTCCATATATTCGTGATAGATCAAGATTtgttaatcataattatcacTATCATAATCACAATcgtaattgttaaataaaataatccatgtatatatatatatataatccactcactaatatttttatagtcgtctattattattactccaAAATTCGTTGTAAATacgattatttataaaatagttgtttagtaatatcaattttttattgataatgtttcttagaaaaattttatacgaaTACAGAGTGACAAAAATTACGTTAAATTTATTGGTGACAGTATTCGGTGCACAGCTAATTGATGATCCTCTGTTGCTACTGTACcaatacattttattccagttatttctataattgaataattaatagctttaattaataatagtggtAACACTGTTAAAATATACGCTAATTCGTTTTTCTCCATTACACCAAGTGCTTGACATAGTTGACTCCGCGCACTCATAACTGCAGCGGTTGCTGTTATGTGttatacatatgtatgtatacTTCTACTGATTCATACTTGGAtctaaatgtatatatatatacaagtatataaatatagatattGTGGTAAAATCACTACTACTTTCACTGTCAAGCTAGAGAGGCACCAATGTATATACACTAAACTCACcgtttttagttttattatttttaaaataatatactttCAATCATTACTGATTATTTCGTTATTTAacgttttaatttatttttatattttgtaaaagtatttaacatttttattgttttgttGGGTGATTTGCGCGTTAATTACAGATGCCTTGATAAGATCACTATtcttgatattaatattaatattttcttaattaaatttatctatttatttataaatactcaacacttgtgattaaaaaaaataataattataaattgttgtttGTCTAGATAATATCTCTTCTTCAGTGTTTATTTACTACTTTAATTTGATCCATTGTTTTATCgctgttaataatattaatataaattatatcgaATGATTGACACATTATATATAATGGCGGTAGCTTTACGTACATTGTTTTTGTTTGGATTAAACATAACGCCCGTCCCCGTGTGACTCATTTTATATTCACGTTTTAAATACGCTAAGGATACACAAACTACCAAGAATAAGAAACGAGAGAGAAACAACTTGgaaatatacaatatacaaaTGAGTGGGAGATTTTTCCAGCATGTGTTGTATTatgtatacatttatatatagatatatagatattaAGGTATTGGTATATTCGCGGATTCTATGGCTGCTTGTATGACTTTTGTATAcacatataatataatatatagatatatatatattgtctCTATAAGTTGTATCGTATATAGTATCTTTGCTTTGTAGCTTGTTTAAAGACTCACCCTCAATCCGGCAATTCTTGATTTCACCTTCCACGGTAAAACGTTAACTCTTAACGAATAAAACGACAGTAGCGATCAAATGACACGGTTATTCTGAAGTTCATTGAAAATTGTTCAGTTGTGAGAACATCAGAAGACTATAAATCCCTAGAttcgcttttttttttatttactttgttcCAGTAACTTTTTAGGAAAACAACCGAGTTGTTAAAGAATATTGTTTtacatattaataaattaaaatttcttcatttttaataaatatttcattaaaataattttaaaaaaaattatataatctTGAAAATTCGTAACATGTCTTCTCAGTGATATTTCATTTCTTTGCTTACAGAAAAACAATCGCGACATCTTTTTGATAGTGATTTTTTCTAATacaaaattgattgaaataaatgtttataataaaatttattatttttaaaatagattatttatttaacactCTTCTAAATTCTTAAACTCTTAAGTcttataacaaaatataaaaactacaattaaattttttctcatattgttgagatataaatataaagaattaaagattaaattcttattttaacgagaaaataattgatctgtagaatatttatctattaataattattattaattataaagaaattacaCCTGGCTGACTGAATGGTCCAACTCTGGAATATTTATCAACTGCTCTTAcggcaaaataatatttaatacccTTTGAAAGCTGGAAGCAAATACATTATTGGAAATTTGTCtgattaactataaataatatttattacctGAGTTAAAGTACAAGCCATCGGTAATTTTAAAGCACAGATATCTCCAACTTTTTTCCACGTTGATGAAGCAGGTGCTTTTGTATTTTCTCTGTATGTATACAATTGATAACTTTCAATATCTGCATATTGATTATCGAGAGTCATGTTCCAAGAAACGACGATTCCTAATAGTAgtaataagattttttatgagtAATTAGTAGTTGGAAGTATTGATTGATTgctatattaatttttaaatgatcatACCAAGGCTAACTTTAGAAACTTTTAGAAATGGAACAGGTGGTGGTAATTTTAATGTCTCATCATCAGGGTAAACAATCGTTTCTGGAAGTGGTGCCGGatgctaaaattaataaactataaaCATAAGTATATGTAGATGTTGTTAATGTAATTATATGCTTCGATAATTTCATTTACCTTGTATTTTTGCGTCAAGACAACCATTGTTagtaaaacaattaattaatttgaagttataaaatttgaattcttaaaaatataaagtttattaataattaacatacaACGCGTAACGACTAACCTATGAcaataattttactaaaaagcCCATCTCTAGTATTTGCTACAAACATTGAAATGTTGCCAACACAGGAAATAAAAACACAAGTTTCTATCTAAAATTCATAGAGTTTATGTTAAATGAAAACCTAGTTTTCTGTATTTATACCTGGAGGAAATTATTATGTGCACGAAAATCGATTTACCGTGGcagcatttaattttaaaaatagactAACGATGacattcaatttaaaaaaataaattatatgttaataatttaggaggatataaaatatttaaatgattgtTCCAttgttatgaatatttattttcatttgttcatcaaataaatattgtttattatctAGTATTGTACATTCTCATCCTcatatttcataattgaaaaattattaatttgttctatttttttttctcgcttaattatttttgactttaCACAGtcccttaaaaaatatcatttttaatttaagaaaattcagaTTTACTAGCTTGTTTTTCAAATTGTTTAAAGtacacaataaaataatataataaattaaacacgTGAAAAATAAgttcatttaattttcacatacGATAAACAGTATCTATTGATTATAccaaacaattaaatttaaaaaaaaaacaaatgaaaaaaaaacaataaaaccagttaaataaagttaataatgATCTATAGAAAgagaattaaaattcaacatacattgtttttttttaatcaaacaaaATATAATCGACCGTACTTTGaacataaaataatgaaatatatgatacttttaatttcattttagaGGAACAtcaaatgtaacaaattttagtttttttcactaattaaAAGAGAATGCAATTATCATTCACCCATTActtccatttaaaaaaaaaaagagactTACAGCCATATATTTACATCGTATGAGTATAAAAACATATCGAGAACACAGTTCctagtatttttgtaaataaaattgtaaccACATGTGATGgaccattatcattattgttatgaGAACTTAactaatatattaatataattaattgtgtTGAAAACAAATATTAGATATAAAACATCTTTAACATCATTACTACAACTAGtactaaaattataattattatactattaatattatgttATTAGTAATATATGAGTTTTTcaacacaattaatattaatttaattatttatcacttATTTATTACAGAGAAATGCTTCCTGGTTGACTGTACTGCCCAAGTCTAGATAAAACATCAACAGCTCGAACAgcaaaatagtaattattaccTTCGGAGAActgtgaataataaataatcataagtAGTAATACAATCTTAatcacttaattaattaaataatggaTCGAGTAATATACATATTAAATTACCTGGGTCAATGTACAAGCCATTGGTAATGCTAATGCCCGAACATCACCGACTCTTTTCCACATAGACGTACTAGGTGCCGTTCCTACGACTTCTTGATACGCAAATAACTGATAGCTTGCTATTTCTGCGTATTTATCTGATATTGTCATATTCCAAGATAAAACAATTCCTAAAATGAAATTTGATATGATTGTTTGAcgttaattatcaaatattaaaattttaattacttgttGTACAAAGAACaacattaataattgataggtagattattttaattaacgatAATTTACATACCAGTAGAAACtttggatatttttaatgacGGAGCAGGTGGTGGCAGTTTCGATCCCGCAACTATTGTATAAGACGGCGTTGCTGGAAGTGGTGCTGGATGctgaaagttttaaaaattttattgatttatattgatattcatTTCACGATTGAAGTAATAAtcgttgaaaattaaaaaaacaagattaaaaaaataatattgaataactAATACATTCATAATATCACATATTCCATTCTGTCTtactttgttttttatttttatttttactttctttTTTGGCTTCAttctcattatttatatttatatttaaatatcacttaaaataattgattgttAAAACTAATGTACACTGCCGATCGGCGTTTTtgtgcaataaataaataattaaaattataatttattatacctTGGCTTTCAGAGCTGCTGATACTACACTATTTGGAGCTGTTGTTACAACTCGTAATGTTGAAGCATTTCCTAATGTTGATACagctaaaaatgaataaataaaaaatctgttAATGTCATTCAAGTCTTAATAATACCAACCAATAGTAGTAATATAAAGCATCAAATACTAACCCGAATACGCAATATTAGGAAATGATTGTCTGGCATTCGTTGTAACCGCCGGCCGAATCTGATGGTGATTAGTTATCAATAATTGTTGTCCGGTACCGTTGCCCTTCATGACGAATAATTGTTTAGACGAGTTCATGTTCATATTGTTCTGAAAAAagtgaattaataaataaaataattctttgtTAAGCCTGAAAATACCTAGAGGTCAAAAATAATCtctagtaataaaaaaaaaatacttacaacTAATGCAGTTGGTGTAGGACGTTCGGAAGGTTGAATGACTTTAATATTAGTAGGCTGCCCTATTGTCATAGCTGGAGCTGATTGAACTATCCTCTGGAAACGTGGCGGACCTTTTTGGATTATTGTCGCTGAAGGATCTTTAGGTGTGGGTGCAATCGCTGCTAGTGGTGGTGGTTCTAGacagtgaaaaatttatttattaatacaccattaaacatttttgtactatttgaaaatattaaaaaaaatataaacatacttttattcttttcttCTTCTCCAGTAAGATCGATCAACGTGTTATCGTTGTTGGTGTTAGTGCTCCTTACATTTAGAACCTTCGCCGACCGGTTGATTGCATTGTGTGTGGATGTAACCACTCCATTAAACGTAATAGTTTGCtagagtaaataaaaatgttcaatTAGAACAAACCGTTATTAAATTACAGAATTATTACTACAAAAAACACTTACATTAGACAATATTTGATGATTAATAAGTTGTGCGTTTGAAGTTAATGGAAGTCGAGAATCAACTTGTTTAGAAACAACCAAAGCAGCTGGTGTAACATTTGTTACAGGTTGCGATAGTTGAATAGTcgtttgttgttgttgttgctgctgctgtttttgtttttgtttttgttgttgttgttgttgttgttgttgttgttgttgttgttgttgttgttgttgttgttgttgttgttgctgttgctgttgctgttgctgttgttgctgttTTTGCTGCTTTTGGAactgttgctgttgttgcaGTGGCAATGCTGATGCTGGTATAACTACTTGAGCTTGTTGACTTGGAATCGCATTTTGAATCGGCATTAAGCATGCTGTCGATACTACTGGTGAACTGCCCGGAGTTTCAATTTTACGCGGCGATCGTACTTTGATTCCTTTTATAGTTCTTAGAGCTGGACTGACGGCATTAGAAACATTATTAGCTGGTTCATCATTTTGCTTGACGGGATATGTAGTTACTCCATTCATAACCGGAGTTGGTTGCTGTTTACTAAGTGCTAATTGTCGCAAATTTTGCACTCCTTGAtcctattataaataaaataaagttatttacgTATTCAATGGTTTAATTTATGAATCATAATCCAGTTAATCAAACTTACCGTAACAAAATTAACTTGTAATCCAACggatctattaattttaatagggACTATGGGCTTATCAGTTTTTTCACTTAGTTTACGATCACTTTCGTAACGTTTTATTACCATATCAAAATCCTTAACATGTTTAGCCAATTGTTGGCATCTCGATCGCGTTGCTTCTTGGTTACGTTCTGATATTTTAGCTTGTTCACGCAGCTTTCCAATTTCATCACGCATTGTTATTGTCTCcacaattttttgaaccaACAACTCTTCCAGCTCCtggcaaaataaataataatcttcagtaattatttttgtaatattaaacTAGATTGtacatcaatattattaaaaaaaaaaacttacctcCTGTGtgaatttcgataatttttgcTTACAATCTCGCAAAAAAAAGGTCCTAACATGTTCTAAAGGTTTTGGTTTGATTTCCGATGTGAGAATTTGCCGGAGTTCACTTTTGTCGTCGTCTTCTGCTTCTCTCTttggtttttttaatacaGCACCAATATTAAGCGAATCGTCTTTATCAAGATAATGATTACGTTTCAATGCAGGTGGTGATGTTGATcgtgtattattattactattactattattattattattattattattatgactaATAGGTTTATTGTATTGAATCAACGAGGATTGTTCACTAGATTCTGAATCACTTTCATCATTATATTTACGAATTATTTCTTGGGCTTTTTGCGCTGTTTCACGTTTTTGACGAACATTTTCTTTTtctgtaattaatattatatttttagtattgagCTTACTTTCAATaatcaaatacattttttatttactataacAACCgaattcatttgttttttcaatttcatatacataaaaaaaaatgacaaaaaaaacaaaaaaacatcaaataaattagtatAATTTTAAGCCATCTTCAGCATACTTCACAACTAACTTTAAACAAGAAGGTGTTgacaaatatgagaaaaaattaagtaattaaggtaagtgatagaaaaattcttcaataacTTTGTTAGTAAAaagaaagatatttttttaactcataCTTCAAGtagcataataataatgataaaataataataattataaaaaaaataaaaataaattttatattaagaattttttttaccttgtCCTTGGTGAACAGTCATCTTAACAGATGAAGGACTTCTTCTTTTCTTCCTTCTGAGTTTTCTTCTCGGATGGGCATCAGTTTGAGGTTCGGTACTAGATAGTTCATTGGCATCCATTTCTGTTACCAAACTATCGTTATTTTGTGTTTCTAAGCCATTAGTAACATCTTGTGTAGTACAGTCTGCACTTTCATCGACATTGCTTAGTACTTCACCATTCTTCGGGGTTTTTTGAGAACTATCATTTATACTAGCATCATCAACTTCTGCAGCATTATTGTCAATCTCAACAATGTCTTCACTTGcattattttcatcaatatcAATATCCTCGGTATCAGTTTGATCTTTCTCAGACTGTTTCGTGACGgtcgatgatgatgatgatgatgatgatgaactAGAAGATATTGTGCTATTATcacggaaaatttttttgttaggaCTTTCAAGACTATCTTCTGGACTGATTAAACGACGTTTAGTTCCAGGTTCAGTAGTATCCGGTTCACTATTAGACGTAAGTTTAGTAAGTGatttaacaacaataatattgtTTACCTTATCTTTAACACTTTTATCTTTATTCGAATCAATTTGGCTAGTTTCACTTGATTCATTGATTTTGCTTTTATCAATGTCTTCATCAACCTCTATAGGACTATTATCGCCACCATTGGTAGCTGATTTAGAGGGCTTACTCTTTTCTGAATGACGATCGCTAGAAGTTGTTGTAACTGTCTCCATTTTTGCTGATTCTATGTGAATAATATCGTCTTCCTCTTCAATTTCTTCGTCTCCCAGCTCTTCAATCACGTGGACTTCGTCGAGTTTGTCGTCTTCAATTTCTAAAAGTACTTCTTCGCAAGTTAATGAATCACAATTATTATCGTCTTCACAATCGTCAACAGGACTATTACTGTCTTCAACGGCACTTGAATCCTTAGCTGACGATGAAATTTTCGATGTTAATGTAGATGACAATGCTGATGTTGACGTAATACTATCGTCATTTATTTCACTATTCTGCTCATCAACACTCACAATTAAATctttttcatgattttcattagtcgttttatttttattcacttcACTTTCACCATTAACAGATAATGAATCATCCAATTTACTGTCTTTTACTTTTTCCAAACAGGATTGATCTTCTTCAATTTTAAGGTCAGAGTTATTTTCCACCTCGTTTTCTGCTTGGTCATTGACTTTAGTTTCTTCTACAACAGCTCCCTCTTGTTTAACATCTGGCTTTTCCGTTTTGTTGATACAAGTGCGACTATCACTTAACggttgaaatttttcttcttggtTATCCAAATTGTTATGAGTGTCATTCATTCCATTCAAACGACCATCAACACTTGAAGAATTTGCAGTAactgaaacatttttttgggaattaaaccctagtttaaaattatatttcttatCATAAATCGAAAACGGCGATGCTGATTTAAACGACGAATAATAACGTCCACACTCAATTTTTCTACGTCTTCCATAATAGgaactattattataataatattttttatgagcaCAGGAATCAGAGTGTAATAATGAACTACCAAAATTATCActatagttaattttattattgtaatatgggtttaatttattgttatttgggaatgaatttttgaaagcGGTGGGTGTTTGATCCATGTATATgttaaacatggcttgcacttTACTGTCATCACTCATTTTATGCTCCGTTAAGTCATAATCATCTGCAAAATCATCAACTACTATGTAAGCTTTattataatagtaatgaaaataattattataataaatttctcgGATAAATTGGTGATGTATTAAGATATCACTATCCGGAGCATCAACATCTGATCCTGAGTCTGTAACCAACAAGGTATAacctcaaattttttttggcctGAACGCTTTTtactgaattatttatataatttctgtttataatattatatttattctcTAACGATTAATCATAAACAATTGATTAATCAATGATGATTTTATTAaccacttaaattttttaatgcttgTAAAAGTACAAAGTTCTATTATTTTCATGGACGCTACGTGACGCTCACaaacaaatataatattttaaacaattgaaaagaaaaaataaaatgaccaaactatataatttatacaataaaatcatttaCCGCATTATCACCAATCCTTACATACTATTGATTAATCTTGACCAAAATTCAACTATACTATTCTTGAGACTTAAGTCTTAACAATAATAAGTATTAATTTAACCAAGATTACTCACTAATATGATTTAAAAGATTTTGAATTTGTACATTCATAAGTTATAACACATAATTAGGTCTTCCCAACTTCTGATCAAGACTAGGATCATAGATGTCATTATAAAAACTGTTTACATTCACATCTACAAGGATTTGTCAGTAATTGGTTAGTTACATAAAATATTGGTCGTTCTATAAAGTGTTAATTACAAATAGGTTATTAATGacagaaaaaagtaaaaattcgTTAGTg
This genomic interval from Cotesia glomerata isolate CgM1 linkage group LG1, MPM_Cglom_v2.3, whole genome shotgun sequence contains the following:
- the LOC123266161 gene encoding bromodomain-containing protein DDB_G0280777-like isoform X1, with product MMEPIKTATMHVNESKALCSPLSCSGRGNDEISKKLEEELLYDAGEDGDEDDALSDDSLRLRLSDDEADADDSERTSSTSSNQLKYLKTESTVTANSSSVDGRLNGMNDTHNNLDNQEEKFQPLSDSRTCINKTEKPDVKQEGAVVEETKVNDQAENEVENNSDLKIEEDQSCLEKVKDSKLDDSLSVNGESEVNKNKTTNENHEKDLIVSVDEQNSEINDDSITSTSALSSTLTSKISSSAKDSSAVEDSNSPVDDCEDDNNCDSLTCEEVLLEIEDDKLDEVHVIEELGDEEIEEEDDIIHIESAKMETVTTTSSDRHSEKSKPSKSATNGGDNSPIEVDEDIDKSKINESSETSQIDSNKDKSVKDKVNNIIVVKSLTKLTSNSEPDTTEPGTKRRLISPEDSLESPNKKIFRDNSTISSSSSSSSSSSSTVTKQSEKDQTDTEDIDIDENNASEDIVEIDNNAAEVDDASINDSSQKTPKNGEVLSNVDESADCTTQDVTNGLETQNNDSLVTEMDANELSSTEPQTDAHPRRKLRRKKRRSPSSVKMTVHQGQEKENVRQKRETAQKAQEIIRKYNDESDSESSEQSSLIQYNKPISHNNNNNNNNSNSNNNTRSTSPPALKRNHYLDKDDSLNIGAVLKKPKREAEDDDKSELRQILTSEIKPKPLEHVRTFFLRDCKQKLSKFTQEELEELLVQKIVETITMRDEIGKLREQAKISERNQEATRSRCQQLAKHVKDFDMVIKRYESDRKLSEKTDKPIVPIKINRSVGLQVNFVTDQGVQNLRQLALSKQQPTPVMNGVTTYPVKQNDEPANNVSNAVSPALRTIKGIKVRSPRKIETPGSSPVVSTACLMPIQNAIPSQQAQVVIPASALPLQQQQQFQKQQKQQQQQQQQQQQQQQQQQQQQQQQQQQQQQQQQQKQKQKQQQQQQQQTTIQLSQPVTNVTPAALVVSKQVDSRLPLTSNAQLINHQILSNQTITFNGVVTSTHNAINRSAKVLNVRSTNTNNDNTLIDLTGEEEKNKKPPPLAAIAPTPKDPSATIIQKGPPRFQRIVQSAPAMTIGQPTNIKVIQPSERPTPTALVNNMNMNSSKQLFVMKGNGTGQQLLITNHHQIRPAVTTNARQSFPNIAYSAVSTLGNASTLRVVTTAPNSVVSAALKAKHPAPLPATPSYTIVAGSKLPPPAPSLKISKVSTGIVLSWNMTISDKYAEIASYQLFAYQEVVGTAPSTSMWKRVGDVRALALPMACTLTQFSEGNNYYFAVRAVDVLSRLGQYSQPGSISL
- the LOC123266161 gene encoding serine/threonine-protein kinase pakD-like isoform X3, with translation MNDTHNNLDNQEEKFQPLSDSRTCINKTEKPDVKQEGAVVEETKVNDQAENEVENNSDLKIEEDQSCLEKVKDSKLDDSLSVNGESEVNKNKTTNENHEKDLIVSVDEQNSEINDDSITSTSALSSTLTSKISSSAKDSSAVEDSNSPVDDCEDDNNCDSLTCEEVLLEIEDDKLDEVHVIEELGDEEIEEEDDIIHIESAKMETVTTTSSDRHSEKSKPSKSATNGGDNSPIEVDEDIDKSKINESSETSQIDSNKDKSVKDKVNNIIVVKSLTKLTSNSEPDTTEPGTKRRLISPEDSLESPNKKIFRDNSTISSSSSSSSSSSSTVTKQSEKDQTDTEDIDIDENNASEDIVEIDNNAAEVDDASINDSSQKTPKNGEVLSNVDESADCTTQDVTNGLETQNNDSLVTEMDANELSSTEPQTDAHPRRKLRRKKRRSPSSVKMTVHQGQEKENVRQKRETAQKAQEIIRKYNDESDSESSEQSSLIQYNKPISHNNNNNNNNSNSNNNTRSTSPPALKRNHYLDKDDSLNIGAVLKKPKREAEDDDKSELRQILTSEIKPKPLEHVRTFFLRDCKQKLSKFTQEELEELLVQKIVETITMRDEIGKLREQAKISERNQEATRSRCQQLAKHVKDFDMVIKRYESDRKLSEKTDKPIVPIKINRSVGLQVNFVTDQGVQNLRQLALSKQQPTPVMNGVTTYPVKQNDEPANNVSNAVSPALRTIKGIKVRSPRKIETPGSSPVVSTACLMPIQNAIPSQQAQVVIPASALPLQQQQQFQKQQKQQQQQQQQQQQQQQQQQQQQQQQQQQQQQQQQQKQKQKQQQQQQQQTTIQLSQPVTNVTPAALVVSKQVDSRLPLTSNAQLINHQILSNQTITFNGVVTSTHNAINRSAKVLNVRSTNTNNDNTLIDLTGEEEKNKKPPPLAAIAPTPKDPSATIIQKGPPRFQRIVQSAPAMTIGQPTNIKVIQPSERPTPTALVNNMNMNSSKQLFVMKGNGTGQQLLITNHHQIRPAVTTNARQSFPNIAYSAVSTLGNASTLRVVTTAPNSVVSAALKAKHPAPLPATPSYTIVAGSKLPPPAPSLKISKVSTGIVLSWNMTISDKYAEIASYQLFAYQEVVGTAPSTSMWKRVGDVRALALPMACTLTQFSEGNNYYFAVRAVDVLSRLGQYSQPGSISL
- the LOC123266161 gene encoding activating transcription factor 7-interacting protein 1-like isoform X2, encoding MMEPIKTATMHVNESKALCSPLSCSGRGNDEISKKLEEELLYDAGEDGDEDDALSDDSLRLRLSDDEADADDSERTSSTSSNQLKYLKTESTVTANSSSVDGRLNGMNDTHNNLDNQEEKFQPLSDSRTCINKTEKPDVKQEGAVVEETKVNDQAENEVENNSDLKIEEDQSCLEKVKDSKLDDSLSVNGESEVNKNKTTNENHEKDLIVSVDEQNSEINDDSITSTSALSSTLTSKISSSAKDSSAVEDSNSPVDDCEDDNNCDSLTCEEVLLEIEDDKLDEVHVIEELGDEEIEEEDDIIHIESAKMETVTTTSSDRHSEKSKPSKSATNGGDNSPIEVDEDIDKSKINESSETSQIDSNKDKSVKDKVNNIIVVKSLTKLTSNSEPDTTEPGTKRRLISPEDSLESPNKKIFRDNSTISSSSSSSSSSSSTVTKQSEKDQTDTEDIDIDENNASEDIVEIDNNAAEVDDASINDSSQKTPKNGEVLSNVDESADCTTQDVTNGLETQNNDSLVTEMDANELSSTEPQTDAHPRRKLRRKKRRSPSSVKMTVHQGQDDSLNIGAVLKKPKREAEDDDKSELRQILTSEIKPKPLEHVRTFFLRDCKQKLSKFTQEELEELLVQKIVETITMRDEIGKLREQAKISERNQEATRSRCQQLAKHVKDFDMVIKRYESDRKLSEKTDKPIVPIKINRSVGLQVNFVTDQGVQNLRQLALSKQQPTPVMNGVTTYPVKQNDEPANNVSNAVSPALRTIKGIKVRSPRKIETPGSSPVVSTACLMPIQNAIPSQQAQVVIPASALPLQQQQQFQKQQKQQQQQQQQQQQQQQQQQQQQQQQQQQQQQQQQQKQKQKQQQQQQQQTTIQLSQPVTNVTPAALVVSKQVDSRLPLTSNAQLINHQILSNQTITFNGVVTSTHNAINRSAKVLNVRSTNTNNDNTLIDLTGEEEKNKKPPPLAAIAPTPKDPSATIIQKGPPRFQRIVQSAPAMTIGQPTNIKVIQPSERPTPTALVNNMNMNSSKQLFVMKGNGTGQQLLITNHHQIRPAVTTNARQSFPNIAYSAVSTLGNASTLRVVTTAPNSVVSAALKAKHPAPLPATPSYTIVAGSKLPPPAPSLKISKVSTGIVLSWNMTISDKYAEIASYQLFAYQEVVGTAPSTSMWKRVGDVRALALPMACTLTQFSEGNNYYFAVRAVDVLSRLGQYSQPGSISL